A part of Candidatus Rokuibacteriota bacterium genomic DNA contains:
- a CDS encoding TauD/TfdA family dioxygenase: MALTFRKLHPHFVAEVSPVDLRRVHDRETLAGIRAGLDEYAVLVFRDQPFTDDEQLAFAQRLDGRLHTKTGSSVLHKSRLGNEALSDISNLDEHGEILRLDDRRRVYGLGNRLWHTDASFQDPPGRYSMLSARAVPPVAADTEFADTRAAYDALDAETKARLEGLRAHHSIAYSRQTLGFEFSEEEQEKLKGAVHPLVRTIPRSGRRSLYIASHASRIIGRPVPEGRLLLRDLIEHATQPQFVYRHSWRVGDFVIWDNRATMHRARAFDDTQYRRELRRVTTLDIDEPAAPGSVSA; the protein is encoded by the coding sequence GTGGCGCTGACATTCCGGAAGCTTCACCCGCACTTCGTCGCCGAGGTGAGCCCGGTGGATCTTCGCCGGGTCCACGATCGCGAAACGCTCGCCGGGATCCGGGCCGGGTTGGACGAGTACGCCGTCCTCGTCTTCCGCGATCAGCCGTTCACCGACGACGAGCAGCTCGCGTTCGCCCAGCGACTGGACGGCCGGCTCCACACAAAGACGGGGAGCAGCGTGCTGCACAAGAGTCGCCTGGGGAACGAGGCGCTCTCCGACATCTCGAACCTCGACGAGCACGGCGAGATCCTGCGGCTCGACGATCGCCGTCGCGTGTACGGGCTCGGCAACCGCCTGTGGCACACCGACGCGTCGTTCCAGGATCCGCCCGGGCGCTACTCGATGCTGTCGGCGCGGGCCGTGCCCCCTGTCGCCGCCGACACCGAGTTTGCCGACACGCGGGCCGCCTACGACGCCCTCGACGCGGAGACGAAGGCGCGGCTCGAGGGGCTGCGCGCCCACCACTCGATCGCGTACTCGCGCCAGACCCTCGGGTTCGAGTTCTCCGAGGAGGAGCAGGAGAAGCTGAAGGGGGCGGTCCATCCGCTCGTCCGGACGATCCCGCGCTCGGGCCGCCGTTCGCTCTACATCGCCTCGCACGCGTCGAGGATCATCGGCCGGCCGGTCCCCGAGGGCCGGCTGCTCCTCAGGGACCTCATCGAGCACGCGACCCAGCCGCAGTTCGTCTACCGTCATTCGTGGCGCGTGGGAGACTTCGTGATCTGGGACAACCGCGCCACGATGCATCGCGCGCGGGCGTTCGACGACACCCAGTACCGCCGTGAGCTCCGTCGCGTGACGACGCTCGACATCGACGAGCCGGCGGCGCCTGGGAGCGTGTCGGCGTAA
- the recR gene encoding recombination protein RecR, with translation MAYYPDPVARLIEALQKLPGIGPKTAQRLTFFLLKRPADEVQALSQALTQLKSEIVHCSVCFNVTDRDPCRICNDPGRDGRLLCVVEEPNDLLAMERTGQFRGRYHVLLGALSPLDGIGPEDLKVRELLARLEAGPVEELILATNPNVEGEATAIYLAKLLKPLVPRITRIARGLPVGGDLEYADEVTLAKALEGRKEMG, from the coding sequence TTGGCCTACTATCCCGACCCGGTCGCCCGGCTTATCGAGGCACTGCAGAAGCTCCCGGGCATCGGTCCCAAGACGGCCCAGCGGCTGACCTTCTTTCTCCTGAAGCGCCCCGCCGACGAAGTCCAGGCCCTCTCCCAGGCCCTCACCCAGCTCAAGAGCGAGATCGTCCACTGCTCGGTGTGCTTCAACGTGACCGACCGGGATCCGTGCCGCATCTGCAACGACCCGGGGCGCGACGGCCGCCTCCTCTGCGTCGTCGAGGAGCCCAACGACCTCCTCGCGATGGAGCGGACGGGTCAGTTCCGCGGCCGCTACCACGTGCTGCTGGGCGCGCTCTCGCCGCTCGACGGGATCGGGCCCGAGGACCTCAAGGTGCGCGAGCTGCTGGCCCGGCTCGAGGCCGGGCCGGTCGAGGAGTTGATCCTGGCGACCAACCCGAACGTGGAAGGCGAGGCGACGGCGATCTATCTGGCCAAGCTCCTGAAGCCCCTCGTCCCCCGCATCACGCGGATCGCGCGGGGCCTCCCCGTCGGCGGCGATCTTGAATACGCCGACGAGGTCACCCTCGCCAAGGCGTTGGAGGGGCGGAAGGAGATGGGGTAG
- a CDS encoding YbaB/EbfC family nucleoid-associated protein has product MKEAQKLQAQLEAMREEIAKRTVEATAGGGMVTVEANGNQEILSIKIDREVISPDDPQMLEDLVLAAVNEALRKARELVAAEMGKLTGGLKIPGLTP; this is encoded by the coding sequence ATGAAGGAGGCCCAGAAGCTCCAGGCCCAGCTCGAGGCCATGCGCGAGGAGATCGCGAAGAGGACGGTGGAGGCCACCGCGGGCGGCGGGATGGTGACGGTGGAGGCGAATGGCAATCAGGAGATCCTCTCGATCAAGATCGACCGCGAGGTCATCAGCCCGGACGATCCGCAGATGCTTGAGGACCTGGTCCTCGCCGCCGTGAACGAAGCCCTCCGCAAGGCGCGCGAGCTGGTGGCCGCCGAGATGGGAAAGCTGACCGGGGGGCTCAAGATTCCCGGCCTGACGCCGTAG
- a CDS encoding DUF547 domain-containing protein, with protein sequence MITAPVPTDRVILDVRPGPKLDALQTRGERLAFWINAYNALVGDGITALGIRESVWEAPDFFARISYRFGGLVFSADEIEHGVLRGNRPNPLSGVAPFPADDPRLAHAVTPLDPRVHFAISCGARSCPRVRGYHGLGLDAQLDEAARAFVNREVTLDGQILTASPIFKWFRADFDDFPGGLAGFLAQYLDEGPVRRALFGQGVARLAWRPYDWRLPLPMPAGGAGAE encoded by the coding sequence GTGATCACCGCGCCTGTCCCGACCGACCGGGTGATCCTGGACGTCCGGCCAGGGCCGAAGCTCGACGCACTCCAGACGCGCGGGGAGCGCCTCGCCTTCTGGATCAACGCCTACAACGCGCTGGTGGGCGACGGGATCACCGCGCTGGGGATCCGCGAGTCGGTCTGGGAGGCGCCCGACTTCTTCGCGCGGATCAGCTACCGTTTCGGCGGGCTCGTGTTCAGCGCCGACGAGATCGAGCACGGCGTGCTCCGGGGAAACCGCCCCAACCCGCTCTCGGGGGTGGCGCCGTTTCCAGCGGATGATCCCCGGCTGGCGCATGCGGTCACACCCCTCGATCCGCGGGTCCATTTCGCGATCAGCTGCGGGGCCCGGTCGTGCCCCCGGGTGCGGGGGTATCACGGGCTGGGGCTTGACGCACAGTTGGACGAGGCGGCGCGGGCCTTCGTGAACCGGGAGGTGACGCTGGACGGGCAGATCCTGACCGCGTCGCCGATCTTCAAGTGGTTCCGCGCCGATTTCGACGACTTTCCCGGGGGTCTCGCGGGGTTTCTCGCGCAGTACCTTGACGAGGGACCGGTTCGCCGGGCTCTCTTCGGCCAGGGCGTAGCCCGCCTGGCCTGGCGCCCCTACGACTGGCGGCTTCCCCTCCCGATGCCGGCGGGCGGTGCCGGGGCGGAGTGA
- a CDS encoding carboxymuconolactone decarboxylase family protein: MARVPYLDRDQVPPELQTVYDTTQKAIGRVPNFHKVLAHSPKALTGYLGLSAALREMKLDAKLRELAYLKSAQLNHCHY; the protein is encoded by the coding sequence ATGGCCCGGGTCCCGTACCTCGACCGCGACCAGGTTCCGCCCGAGCTTCAGACCGTGTACGACACCACGCAGAAGGCGATCGGGCGGGTTCCGAACTTCCACAAGGTGCTGGCCCATTCGCCGAAGGCCCTGACCGGCTACCTGGGCCTGAGCGCCGCGCTCAGGGAGATGAAGCTGGACGCGAAGCTGCGGGAGCTGGCCTATCTCAAGAGCGCGCAGTTGAACCACTGCCACTATTGA